One Ananas comosus cultivar F153 linkage group 23, ASM154086v1, whole genome shotgun sequence genomic window carries:
- the LOC109728160 gene encoding hydroxyproline O-galactosyltransferase GALT3 isoform X2 → MKKWTGGTLILSLALLLALRYALLPFSSSTTATPRRSRRRRPAHLLSSLPGLDDLFPPPNSTVEPQLGHQSKLVWRHMRPLLARSDALPATADGVREGAAAYLELAAALNSQTNPSAESRERSCPFSVTGNSSSLAIPCGLVEDSAITLIGVPVAGNGTTSRFQIELVGSGFGGGGSDAPIVLHFNVTFAGDDPAIAQNSWTEAHGWGEWELCPAHSLASANTTIKVDGLVRCTEQFGESASPENVNGSQSDDVGKSLKRSAHLSVSFPFAEGHPFTATLWAGLEGFHMTVNGRHETSFAYRERLEPWSVSEVRVAGDVDLLSVLANGLPVSEDLDLVGDVELLKAPPVPKRRVLLLVGVFSTGNNFKRRMALRRSWMQYESIRSGDVAVRFLTGLHKNKQVNLELWQEAQIYGDIQLMPFVDYYSLITLKTVAVCILGLFKLEDVAMGIWIQEYKDSGEEVNYINDDRFHNAGCEPDYILAHYQSPRLLLCLWEKLHREHEPICCE, encoded by the exons ATGAAGAAATGGACGGGGGGCACCCTCATCCTCTCCCTCGCCCTTCTCCTCGCCCTCCGCTACGCcctcctccccttctcctcctccaccaccgccaCTCCTCGccggagccgccgccgccgccccgcccACCTCCTCTCCTCGCTCCCGGGGCTCGACGACCTGTTCCCGCCCCCTAATTCGACCGTTGAGCCCCAATTAGGTCACCAATCAAAGCTGGTGTGGCGCCACATGCGCCCCCTCCTCGCCCGCTCCGACGCCCTCCCCGCCACCGCCGACGGCGTCCGCGAGGGCGCCGCCGCGTACCTGGAGCTCGCCGCCGCCCTAAACTCTCAAACAAACCCTAGTGCCGAATCGAGGGAGAGGAGTTGCCCCTTTTCCGTTACAGGAAACAGCAGCTCTCTTGCGATCCCGTGCGGCCTCGTCGAGGACTCGGCGATCACATTGATTGGCGTTCCGGTTGCCGGAAACGGCACCACTAGCAGGTTTCAGATCGAGCTTGTCGGATCTGgtttcggcggcggcggctcggaTGCACCTATAGTGCTCCATTTCAATGTGACCTTCGCCGGAGATGATCCCGCCATTGCTCAGAATTCGTGGACAGAAGCGCACGGATGGGGAGAATGGGAGCTATGCCCTGCTCATTCCTTGGCTTCTGCTAACACTACCATTAAAG TTGATGGGCTTGTTCGATGCACTGAGCAATTTGGTGAGAGTGCGAGTCCGGAGAATGTAAATGGGAGTCAATCCGATGATGTCGGAAAGAGTTTGAAGAGAAGTGCTCATTTAAGTGTTAGTTTTCCATTTGCGGAAGGTCATCCTTTTACCGCCACGTTGTGGGCTGGGTTGGAGGGGTTCCATATGACCGTGAATGGGCGGCACGAGACGTCATTTGCATATAGGGAG AGACTCGAACCCTGGTCAGTAAGTGAAGTGAGGGTAGCTGGTGATGTGGATCTGTTATCCGTGCTGGCGAATGGCCTCCCGGTTTCTGAAGATCTCGATTTAGTTGGTGACGTGGAGCTCCTAAAAGCTCCTCCGGTGCCGAAGAGAAGGGTCTTATTGCTGGTTGGGGTTTTCTCAACTGGGAATAATTTTAAGCGGCGGATGGCTCTGAGGAGGTCTTGGATGCAATATGAATCCATTCGCTCAGGAGATGTTGCTGTGAGATTTCTCACTGGTCTT CATAAGAATAAACAGGTCAATCTGGAACTATGGCAAGAAGCTCAGATATATGGTGATATCCAGCTTATGCCTTTTGTTGACTATTATAGCTTGATCACGTTAAAGACAGTTGCTGTTTGCATACTTGGG TTGTTCAAACTCGAAGATGTGGCGATGGGAATTTGGATTCAAGAGTACAAGGATAGCGGCGAAGAGGTGAACTACATTAACGACGACCGTTTCCACAATGCTGGATGCGAACCCGATTATATCCTCGCCCACTATCAGAGTCCAAGGCTACTTTTATGTCTCTGGGAGAAGCTACACAGAGAACACGAACCGATATGCTGTGAATAG
- the LOC109728127 gene encoding LOW QUALITY PROTEIN: dihydrolipoyl dehydrogenase 2, mitochondrial (The sequence of the model RefSeq protein was modified relative to this genomic sequence to represent the inferred CDS: inserted 1 base in 1 codon) — protein sequence MAMASLARRRAGDLLRPAAAAGRSGGACRSFAAAAAEENDVVVIGGGPGGYVAAIKAAQLGLKTTCIEKRGALGGTCLNVGCIPSKALLHSSHMYHEAKHAFPSHGVKFSQLEIDLPAMMAQKDKAVSGLTRGIEGLFKKNKVNYVKGSGKFLSPSEVSVDTLDGGNTIVKAKNVIIATGSDVKPLPGITIDEKKIVSSTGALALSEVPKKLVVIGAGYIGLEMGSVWGRLGSEVTVVEFAPDIXPYTAGLGLDAIGVETDKAGRILVDHHFMTNVKGVYAIGDVIPGPMLAHKAEEDGVACVEFIAGKEGHVDYDMVPGVVYTHPEVASVGKTEEQVKALGVSYRVGKFPFMANSRAKAIDDAEGLVKIVAEKETDKILGVHIMAPNAGELIHEAVLALQYGASSEDIARTCHAHPTMSEAVKEAAMATYDKPIHI from the exons ATGGCGATGGCGAGTCTTGCGCGGCGGAGGGCCGGAGACCTCCTCCgccctgcggcggcggcggggaggagCGGCGGCGCGTGCCGGAGcttcgcggcggcggcggcggaggagaacgACGTGGTGGTGATCGGCGGGGGGCCGGGGGGGTACGTGGCGGCGATCAAGGCGGCGCAGCTGGGGCTCAAGACGACGTGCATCGAGAAGCGCGGAGCCCTCGGGGGCACGTGCCTCAACGTCGGATGCATCCCCTCCAAG GCTCTCCTTCATTCCTCTCACATGTACCATGAAGCCAAGCATGCCTTCCCAAGCCATGGCGTCAAGTTCTCCCAGCTCGAGATCGACCTGCCCGCCATGATGGCCCAGAAGGACAAAGCAGTATCTGGCCTCACTCGCGGCATAGAAGGCCTGTTCAAGAAGAACAAGGTCAACTATGTCAAAGGTTCCGGAAAGTTCCTCTCCCCTTCGGAAGTTTCTGTAGACACACTCGACGGTGGCAACACCATCGTCAAGGCCAAAAACGTCATTATTGCCACTGGTTCTGACGTCAAGCCCCTTCCTGGAATCACTATTGATGAGAAAAAGATTGTTTCGTCAACCGGTGCTTTAGCTTTATCTGAAGTCCCAAAGAAGTTGGTTGTCATCGGAGCCGGGTACATCGGTTTAGAAATGGGCTCGGTCTGGGGCCGGCTTGGTTCGGAAGTGACTGTAGTCGAGTTTGCCCCAGACA GTCCGTACACCGCCGGTCTAGGGTTAGACGCCATCGGTGTCGAAACTGACAAGGCAGGAAGGATCCTGGTCGATCATCACTTTATGACTAACGTGAAGGGCGTGTATGCCATCGGGGATGTGATTCCGGGACCCATGCTCGCACACAAAGCAGAAGAGGACGGCGTCGCGTGCGTCGAGTTCATTGCGGGTAAAGAAGGCCACGTTGATTACGATATGGTTCCGGGTGTTGTGTACACGCACCCCGAAGTGGCTTCCGTTGGAAAGACGGAGGAGCAGGTGAAGGCGCTGGGGGTTAGCTACCGGGTCGGGAAGTTTCCGTTCATGGCAAATAGCCGTGCAAAGGCAATAGACGATGCGGAAGGGTTGGTTAAGATAGTGGCGGAGAAGGAGACGGATAAGATACTAGGAGTGCATATAATGGCACCGAATGCGGGAGAGCTTATTCACGAGGCGGTTCTAGCGCTGCAGTACGGGGCTTCTAGCGAGGATATCGCGCGCACGTGCCACGCGCACCCGACCATGAGCGAGGCCGTGAAGGAGGCCGCGATGGCGACCTACGACAAGCCGATCCATATATAA
- the LOC109728160 gene encoding hydroxyproline O-galactosyltransferase GALT3 isoform X1 produces the protein MKKWTGGTLILSLALLLALRYALLPFSSSTTATPRRSRRRRPAHLLSSLPGLDDLFPPPNSTVEPQLGHQSKLVWRHMRPLLARSDALPATADGVREGAAAYLELAAALNSQTNPSAESRERSCPFSVTGNSSSLAIPCGLVEDSAITLIGVPVAGNGTTSRFQIELVGSGFGGGGSDAPIVLHFNVTFAGDDPAIAQNSWTEAHGWGEWELCPAHSLASANTTIKVDGLVRCTEQFGESASPENVNGSQSDDVGKSLKRSAHLSVSFPFAEGHPFTATLWAGLEGFHMTVNGRHETSFAYRERLEPWSVSEVRVAGDVDLLSVLANGLPVSEDLDLVGDVELLKAPPVPKRRVLLLVGVFSTGNNFKRRMALRRSWMQYESIRSGDVAVRFLTGLHKNKQVNLELWQEAQIYGDIQLMPFVDYYSLITLKTVAVCILGTRILPAKYIMKTDDDAFVRIDEVVSILKKSDPHGLLYGLISFQSSPHRDEDSKWFISPEEWPSESYPPWAHGPGYIISRDIAKFIVQGHQERTLQLFKLEDVAMGIWIQEYKDSGEEVNYINDDRFHNAGCEPDYILAHYQSPRLLLCLWEKLHREHEPICCE, from the exons ATGAAGAAATGGACGGGGGGCACCCTCATCCTCTCCCTCGCCCTTCTCCTCGCCCTCCGCTACGCcctcctccccttctcctcctccaccaccgccaCTCCTCGccggagccgccgccgccgccccgcccACCTCCTCTCCTCGCTCCCGGGGCTCGACGACCTGTTCCCGCCCCCTAATTCGACCGTTGAGCCCCAATTAGGTCACCAATCAAAGCTGGTGTGGCGCCACATGCGCCCCCTCCTCGCCCGCTCCGACGCCCTCCCCGCCACCGCCGACGGCGTCCGCGAGGGCGCCGCCGCGTACCTGGAGCTCGCCGCCGCCCTAAACTCTCAAACAAACCCTAGTGCCGAATCGAGGGAGAGGAGTTGCCCCTTTTCCGTTACAGGAAACAGCAGCTCTCTTGCGATCCCGTGCGGCCTCGTCGAGGACTCGGCGATCACATTGATTGGCGTTCCGGTTGCCGGAAACGGCACCACTAGCAGGTTTCAGATCGAGCTTGTCGGATCTGgtttcggcggcggcggctcggaTGCACCTATAGTGCTCCATTTCAATGTGACCTTCGCCGGAGATGATCCCGCCATTGCTCAGAATTCGTGGACAGAAGCGCACGGATGGGGAGAATGGGAGCTATGCCCTGCTCATTCCTTGGCTTCTGCTAACACTACCATTAAAG TTGATGGGCTTGTTCGATGCACTGAGCAATTTGGTGAGAGTGCGAGTCCGGAGAATGTAAATGGGAGTCAATCCGATGATGTCGGAAAGAGTTTGAAGAGAAGTGCTCATTTAAGTGTTAGTTTTCCATTTGCGGAAGGTCATCCTTTTACCGCCACGTTGTGGGCTGGGTTGGAGGGGTTCCATATGACCGTGAATGGGCGGCACGAGACGTCATTTGCATATAGGGAG AGACTCGAACCCTGGTCAGTAAGTGAAGTGAGGGTAGCTGGTGATGTGGATCTGTTATCCGTGCTGGCGAATGGCCTCCCGGTTTCTGAAGATCTCGATTTAGTTGGTGACGTGGAGCTCCTAAAAGCTCCTCCGGTGCCGAAGAGAAGGGTCTTATTGCTGGTTGGGGTTTTCTCAACTGGGAATAATTTTAAGCGGCGGATGGCTCTGAGGAGGTCTTGGATGCAATATGAATCCATTCGCTCAGGAGATGTTGCTGTGAGATTTCTCACTGGTCTT CATAAGAATAAACAGGTCAATCTGGAACTATGGCAAGAAGCTCAGATATATGGTGATATCCAGCTTATGCCTTTTGTTGACTATTATAGCTTGATCACGTTAAAGACAGTTGCTGTTTGCATACTTGGG ACCAGAATTCTTCCTGCAAAATACATCATGAAAACAGATGATGATGCTTTTGTCAGGATCGACGAAGTTGTctctattctcaaaaaaagtgATCCGCATGGGCTCTTGTATGGTCTCATTTCGTTTCAGTCATCACCACATAGAGATGAGGATAGCAAATGGTTTATTAGTCCCGAG GAATGGCCAAGCGAGTCTTATCCACCTTGGGCTCATGGTCCCGGCTACATTATCTCTAGAGATATTGCCAAGTTTATCGTTCAGGGTCACCAAGAACGAACGCTCCAA TTGTTCAAACTCGAAGATGTGGCGATGGGAATTTGGATTCAAGAGTACAAGGATAGCGGCGAAGAGGTGAACTACATTAACGACGACCGTTTCCACAATGCTGGATGCGAACCCGATTATATCCTCGCCCACTATCAGAGTCCAAGGCTACTTTTATGTCTCTGGGAGAAGCTACACAGAGAACACGAACCGATATGCTGTGAATAG
- the LOC109727792 gene encoding uncharacterized protein LOC109727792 yields MQWQECSSQIEVGVPCSVAYQCYSDRETIPQWMPFISSVKILQDKPDLSRWSLKYEVFGRNVEFSWLARNMQPIPNQKIHWRSLEGLPNRGAVRFFPTGPSSCRIQLTVSYEIPEILAPVASALKPFLEGLLTNGLERFATFARDYERKIPQR; encoded by the exons ATGCAGTGGCAGGAATGCAG CTCGCAGATTGAGGTCGGCGTTCCGTGTTCAGTAGCATATCAGTGTTATTCAGATCGGGAGACCATTCCTCAATGGATGCCATTTATCTCGTCCGTTAAG ATTTTACAAGACAAGCCAGACCTATCTCGCTGGTCTTTGAAGTACGAGGTGTTTGGTCGAAATGTTGAGTTCTCTTGGCTTGCCAGAAACATGCAG CCCATTCCTAATCAGAAAATTCATTGGCGATCTCTAGAAGGACTTCCTAATAG AGGTGCTGTCAGATTTTTCCCGACAGGCCCATCATCGTGTAGAATCCAA TTGACAGTCTCATATGAAATCCCCGAAATCTTGGCGCCGGTTGCATCG gCATTGAAACCCTTCCTCGAAGGACTGCTTACAAACGGCTTGGAGCGGTTTGCGACCTTTGCGAGGGACTATGAAAGAAAGATCCCGCAGCGGTAA
- the LOC109727956 gene encoding FACT complex subunit SPT16 — MADRQNGSMKPASGGSSASYTINLENFSKRLKDFYDHWRKYKSDFWGSSDAIAIATPPASEDLRYLKSSALNIWLLGYEFPETLMVFMSKQIHFLCSQKKANLLETVKRSAKEAVGTDIVVHVKAKNDDGTALMDEILQAVRSQSKSDSPIVGYIAKEAPEGKLLETWSEKLNGSSLQLADATNGFSELFAVKDAMELTCVKKAAYLTSSVMKNFVVPKLENIIDEEKKVTHSALMDDTEKAILDPSKVKVKLKVENVDICYPPIFQSGGKFDLRPSASSNDDELYYDSTSVIICAIGSRYNSYCSNVARTFLIDAAKSQSRAYEVLLKAHDSAIAALKPGNKVSTAYQAAVAVVEKEAPELLPNLTKSAGTGIGLEFRESGLGINSKNDRPIKPGMVFNVSLGFQNLQAETNNEKTEKFSLLLADTVIVSEKPPEVLTAACSKAVKDVAYSFNEEEEEERPRPRNEANGSEAFPSKATLRSDNQEMSKEELRRQHQAELARQKNEETARRLAGGGSGSAEGRGPVRTSNELVAYKNVNDIPYSKELIIQVDQRNEAILLPIYGSMVPFHVSTVKSVTSHQDNRTCTIRIIFNVPGTPFSPHDANSLKFQGAIYLKEITFRSKDPRHSSEVVQLIKTLRRQVASRESERAERATLVTQEKLQLANNRMRTMRLPDLWIRPSFGGRGRKLTGTLEAHINGFRYSTSRPDERVDIMYGNIKHAFFQPAEREMITLLHFHLHNHIMVGNKKTKDVQFYVEVMDVVQTLGGGRRSALDPDEIEEEQRERDRKNRINMEFQNFVNKVNDHWAQPQFKGLDLEFDMPLRELGFHGVPHKASAFIVPTSSCLVELIETPFLVVTLSEIEIVNLERVGFGQKNFDMAIVFKDFKKDVLRIDSIPATSLDGIKEWLDTTDLKYYESRLNLNWRPILKTIIDDPEKFIEDGGWEFLNLEGSDSDSENTEESDQGYEPSDAEPESESEDEASDSESLVESDEEDEDDSEENSEEEKGKTWEELEREASNADREKGDESDSEDDRRRKPKAFPKSRFTKSRVPDRRNFKGPPSKKPKFR; from the exons ATGGCTGATCGCCAAAATGGGAGCATGAAACCGGCTTCTGGGGGCAGCTCTGCTTCCTACACAATCAATCTTGAGAACTTCAGCAAGCGCCTAAAGGACTTCTATGATCACTGGAGGAAGTACAAATCCGATTTCTGGGGCTCATCCGATGCTATTGCGATTGCAACTCCACCTGCTTCTGAAGATCTCCGCTACTTAAAATCTTCAGCTCTCAACATCTGGCTTCTTGGATACGAATTCCCCGAAACCTTAATGGTCTTCATGAGCAAGCAGATCCATTTCCTATGCAGCCAAAAGAAGGCCAACCTGCTCGAAACCGTAAAGAGGTCCGCAAAGGAAGCTGTTGGCACTGATATTGTTGTACATGTTAAAGCGAAGAACGATGATGGGACTGCTTTAATGGATGAAATATTACAAGCTGTTCGATCTCAGTCCAAATCCGATTCACCCATTGTTGGTTACATTGCGAAAGAGGCCCCTGAAGGGAAGCTTCTTGAAACATGGTCAGAAAAGCTAAACGGGTCTTCACTACAGCTTGCTGATGCAACAAATGGCTTCTCTGAACTATTTGCCGTGAAGGATGCGATGGAGCTTACTTGTGTGAAAAAAGCTGCTTATCTAACCTCATCTGTGATGAAAAATTTTGTGGTCCCAAAATTGGAAAATATTATCGATGAGGAAAAGAAGGTTACTCACTCTGCTCTGATGGATGACACAGAAAAAGCTATTCTAGATCCATCTAAGGTCAAAGTCAAGTTAAAGGTGGAAAATGTTGACATATGCTACCCTCCTATATTCCAAAGTGGAGGTAAATTTGATCTTAGACCAAGTGCATCAAGTAACGATGATGAGTTATACTATGATTCAACAAGTGTTATTATCTGCGCGATTGGATCGAGATACAACAGCTATTGCTCCAATGTGGCGAGAACTTTTTTAATTGATGCTGCTAAGTCCCAGAGTAGAGCTTATGAGGTGCTTTTGAAAGCTCACGATTCTGCTATAGCTGCATTGAAGCCAGGTAATAAAGTCAGCACTGCTTATCAAGCAGCCGTAGCAGTGGTTGAGAAGGAAGCGCCAGAGTTGCTACCGAATCTGACCAAGTCGGCTGGAACAGGTATCGGGCTTGAATTTCGTGAATCGGGGCTGGGCATAAATTCTAAAAACGACCGGCCCATTAAGCCAGGGATGGTGTTCAATGTTTCCCTAGGTTTTCAGAATCTCCAAGCAGAGACTAACAATGAGAAGACTGAGAAGTTCTCTTTACTGCTGGCTGATACAGTTATTGTTAGTGAGAAACCCCCAGAAGTATTAACTGCTGCTTGCTCTAAGGCAGTTAAAGATGTTGCTTACTCTTTTaatgaagaagaggaggaagagcgGCCTAGGCCTAGAAATGAAGCGAATGGTTCTGAGGCATTCCCGTCTAAGGCAACACTTAGATCAGATAATCAAGAAATGTCCAAAGAAGAGCTGAGAAGACAACACCAGGCTGAGCTGGCACGCCAGAAGAATGAAGAGACAGCTCGCAGGTTGGCAGGTGGCGGGTCTGGGTCAGCGGAGGGCCGGGGCCCGGTTAGGACTTCGAATGAATTGGTCGCATATAAGAACGTGAATGATATACCCTATTCGAAGGAATTAATAATACAAGTTGATCAAAGGAATGAAGCGATTCTTTTACCCATATATGGTAGCATGGTTCCCTTTCATGTTTCTACCGTCAAGAGCGTGACAAGCCATCAGGATAATCGGACCTGCACTATTCGGATTATCTTTAATGTTCCTGGTACACCATTTAGTCCACATGACGCCAATTCTCTTAAATTCCAGGGCGCAATCTATTTAAAAGAAATCACCTTCCGCTCAAAGGATCCGAGGCATAGTAGTGAAGTGGTTCAATTGATTAAGACTCTAAGAAGACAGGTGGCTTCTAGAGAGTCAGAAAGAGCTGAGAGGGCAACTCTAGTCACACAGGAGAAGCTCCAGCTGGCAAATAATCGGATGAGAACAATGAGGTTACCAGATTTGTGGATACGCCCTTCTTTTGGTGGTCGGGGTCGAAAGCTCACTGGAACCCTTGAAGCTCACATCAATGGTTTTAG GTACTCAACCTCTAGACCTGATGAAAGGGTTGATATCATGTATGGAAACATAAAGCATGCCTTTTTCCAACCTGCGGAGAGAGAAATGATTACTCTTCTACATTTCCATCTGCATAACCATATAATGGTTGGCAACAAGAAAACTAAAGATGTTCAATTCTATGTTGAAGTGATGGATGTTGTGCAAACTCTTGGTGGTGGGCGTAGGTCGGCGCTCGATCCTGATGAGATTGAAGAAGAGCAGCGTGAGAGGGATAGGAAGAATAGGATTAATATGGAGTTCCAGAACTTTGTCAATAAAGTAAATGATCACTGGGCGCAGCCCCAATTTAAAGGATTGGATTTGGAGTTCGATATGCCCCTTAGGGAATTAGGGTTTCATGGAGTCCCTCACAAGGCTTCTGCTTTCATTGTCCCTACCTCAAGTTGCTTGGTCGAGCTGATCGAAACCCCCTTCCTTGTAGTCACATTAAGCGAGATTGAGATTGTTAATTTAGAAAGGGTCGGTTTTGGGCAGAAGAACTTTGACATGGCGATCGTGTTCAAAGATTTTAAGAAAGACGTTCTTCGAATTGATTCTATTCCGGCTACATCTCTCGATGGGATCAAAGAATGGCTCGATACTACCGACTTGAAATACTACGAAAGCAGGCTGAACTTGAACTGGCGCCCGATCTTGAAAACAATCATAGACGACCCGGAGAAATTCATCGAAGATGGTGGGTGGGAGTTTCTGAATTTGGAAGGAAGTGACTCAGATTCAGAAAATACAGAGGAATCTGACCAGGGTTACGAGCCGTCCGACGCTGAGCCCGAATCTGAATCGGAAGATGAAGCTTCTGACAGCGAGTCGTTAGTAGAATCTGAcgaagaagatgaggatgatTCCGAAGAAAATTCTGAAGAGGAGAAAGGGAAGACATGGGAGGAGTTAGAAAGGGAGGCGAGCAACGCAGATAGGGAGAAGGGGGACGAGTCTGATAG